A DNA window from Caretta caretta isolate rCarCar2 chromosome 7, rCarCar1.hap1, whole genome shotgun sequence contains the following coding sequences:
- the UQCC5 gene encoding ubiquinol-cytochrome c reductase complex assembly factor 5, with amino-acid sequence MLVRRKIRYLLQLVPGKQHFGMYRFLPFFFLLGGAMEWFMINVRLGEETFYDVYRRKRSERQYERRMEER; translated from the exons ATGCTGGTGAGGAGAAAAATAAGATACCTCTTGCAGCTGGTGCCTGGAAAGCAGCACTTTGGCATGTACAgattccttcctttcttctttctccttgGGGGAGCCATGGAGTGGTTTATGATCAATGTCCGGCTTGGCGAAGAGACATTTT ATGATGTTTACCGTAGGAAACGGTCGGAGAGACAATATGAGCGGAGGATGGAAGAAAGATGA